The window TCGAGACTGTCTTCCTGAATCTCCTGCGGGGTACGGGGACAGCAGGCTTGGGCGGAATGCGCTCACAAACGCCATTGAGAGTCGGCAAAGCCGAGTTTATCCTTCACAGACCCATGCTCGGAATCCGTCGCGAATCGATCTCCGGCTATATCACGTCGTGCCGCATTCCTTTCCGGGAGGATGCCAGTAATCAAGACACGCGGCATACGCGAAATCGAATCCGGCGGGATGCACTGCCCCATTTACGAAAACTCTTCAGCGCAAATATCGATGAGGCAATCCTGCGTACTTCGATCATCCTGCAGGACGAGGAGGCGTGGATGCAAACGCTCGTTCCCGCTCCCGCGGAATCTCTGGCATGTGAGGAACTACGGGCTATGCCAAAGGCGCTCCGCAGACGCCTGATCCTGCGCTGGCTTCGCGAACAGAATGTCCCGGAACCGGGCTTCGCGGAAATCGAGCGCGTCCTCGGCCTGCTCGATATCGAGGGACCAGCCAAAGTGAACCTACCCGGCGGGTGGCATGCGCGGCGCCGGAACAAAGTCGTCTTTCTCGAAAGGCCCCAATGAATTTCCGAGACGCTGTCCACAAAGCCACCGCTGGCGCCAAGGCCAATCTTTTACCGGGGTTGCTCCTTCAGGCTCTGATGCTGGTTTTCTTCTGCCTTTATATCAGTCATGAAGGCACCCGGCACTTCCTGGCCAACATTGCCGATATCAAGCGAGAAGCCGGGTACCGTTTTGCCTTTGTCTCCTACGTCATCGCCGCGGCTTTTCTTCCGGAGTTGCTTCGCGTCGCGTTCTTTCAAGACGGGCGCGCCACCCGCGCCAACCTCTGGAGTTTCCTCACCGCCGCACCGTTCTGGGGGTGCATCGGGATGTTGGTTGACTATTTCTATCGCCTGCAAATGGCATGGTTCGGGCCGGGCGACAGCCTCGGCATAGTCCTGACAAAGATGGTGGTGGATCAGTTTATCTTCAGCCCGTTCCTCTGCCTCCCGCTTACCTTGTCCTATTTCATCTGGCGCGACGCCGGATTCCGCCTAGCTCCCGCAGCGCGAGAGATTTTCAGCCTCTCATTCATCATCGACCGGGCGATTCCCTCCCAAGTCGCCGGCTGGATGATCTGGATTCCCGGGGTCTCTCTGGTTTACTTCGTTCACTCCGAGCTGCAAATCCCCGTTGCCGCGCTTATCCAGACCTTCTGGGTGCTTGTATTGACATTTACCTCACGCCGCACCCAGTCGCGTCCCACCTCAACGCGATCACCGCTTCGGAGCTGAGGACCGGGCATACCGTCCGATGAGACGGTGGAGACGCCGATCCTCCAGGTCGAAATCATACTCAATCCTTTTGCGCATCTCCTCGGAGATCTCTCCGCGGGAACGCATCTCGGCAAGGCGGAGACGGATATTCTGAAACAACTCCGGGAAAACCGTCATGTCGCAATCGAATATGCTCTCCGTCTGAAGCTGCGGAGACTCGATGCGAATCTGCAGGTGATGCGCCCGCTGCGCATAGTTGTCCCGCCATAGACGCAGTGAGGCCTTTTCCGCCTCGTCGGTCTTGGTGGCGATGATCCGCTCGATCTGATCCACCAGCCACTGCATGATGGCGAGCCGGGCCCGGGCCTCACCCAGATAAGTCTCGGCCTCCTCCTCGACCTTCAGCTTGCGCATCAACCAAGGCAGGGAGAGACCTTGAAAAACCAGGGTCACAAAGATCACCGAAAAGGTCAGGAAAAGGATGAGATGCCGGAAGGGAAACGGCTCCCCTGTGGCCGTGGTCTCGGGCAGCGCCATCGCCGCGGCCAGGGAAACCACCCCCCGCATCCCGGCCCAGGAGGCCGCGATCAACTCCCGCCACGGCAAGCGCTCCTGTCGGCGCACCTCGGCAAAAAGTATCCGCTGGAGAAGCGCGAGGGGAAAAATCCATGCAAACCGGATCGCAATCACGACCAGGGAAACTCCGATACCCAGGAGGATGAGAATCACGGGATTCCAATCGCCCGCCAGGCCCGCCCAGATTGCCGGAAACTGGAGACCGATAAGAATAAAAACGATGCCATTGAGCAGGTAGTCAATGAACCGCCAGATTGTTTCCCGCTGGAGTCGGTTTTCCGGTGAAAGAGTTTCCCAGGCGTGATGTCCCAGGTGCAGGCCCGCAGTGACGACGGCCAGCACGCCGGAGCAGCCAAAATGCTCGCACGGCAGATAGGCGATGTAGGGAGTCAAAATGGTCAAGGTGACCTGGACAGCCGAATCCGAGAGCTCTCGATGGACATACGCAACAACCCAGCCCACAACCCAGCCAAACGCCACGCCTCCCAGAGACTCCCAGACAAAATCCCCGCCCGCCTGGGACAGGGAAAACGATCCTGTCACGACCGCAACCACGGCGAACTGATAGGCAACCAGCCCGCTGGAGTCATTGATCAGGCTTTCACCTTCCAGGATCGTCGACAGACGCTTGGGCACCCGGAGATTCTTCAGCACCGAATTGGCCGCGACCGCATCCGGTGGTGAGACAATCGCCCCGAGGACGAATCCAGTCGCCAGAGTCATGCCCGGAATGATCCAGTGCGCAGCATACCCCACCCCCACCATCGTGGCCAAGACGAGTCCGATCGCGAGGGCGAAGATGGGAATGAGATTCGCCCGAAAATCCTCCCACGGGAAATTCCATGCCGCCGAGAAAATGAGGGGTGGCAGAAAGATGATGAGCACCAGCTCCGGATCGAGCTTCACCAACGGGAGATTGGGGAAGAAGGCGATACCCAGACCGGCGATGACAAGCAGGATGGGAAAGGGAAAACGCAACCTCTCTGCAACCACCGAGAGCACCCCGACAAGGCCGAGGAGCAGGAGGAGCGTCTCAATTTTCTCTACCATTGCCGAGGCACATTAGCTCACCATATTGGCAGGTCAAAGACCTTGCACTCTGGCTTTCTTGTGCGCATTATTAGAAAATATTATGATTCCCATCGAGCATACCGATCCCGTCAATACGAAGATTCTCTCCGTCTCCGAGGATAAAATCACGGGATTCGTCCGGGAACCTTTCCAGGAAATCGCCAATCGTTGCGACCTTCCTCTCGACACCGTATTGGAGCGCATTCGTACCATGCTGGCCGCCGGAACGATTCGCCGGGTCCGCCAGACCCTCCTCGCCACCAACCTCGCCGAAGGCGCGCTTGTGGCGTGGCGAGTACCTGAGAGTCAGCTCGACGCCGCATTTGAGGACATGTTCCAAAACGATCCCTACACGGGGCACGTCGTCGTTCGGTCCACTGAGGCGAACATTCCGGGCAAGGCGTTCAAACTTTGGACCACACTGAAGGTGCCGGCAGGGTATTCCCTCGATGCGCATTGCGAAATCCTGATGCGCCGCACGGGTGCGGATGCTTATCGCCTCATGCCAGCGAAGGGGATTTTCGCTCTCGGCGTCGGCCATGTCCGCCGCTCCAAGATCCAGCCCGGCGACCGCTGCGAAGGTCCCGCCAAGATGCACAAGGTCGAGACGATCAAGCTGACCGACCACGAGTGGCGCATCCTGACCGTCCTCAAAAGGGAATTCGCCCCGGACGAGATTTGCGAACCCGCCTGGACAAAACGCGCCGCCGAGGCAGGCGTGAGCCTTGACGAGTTCTTCGCCGTCGCAGAATCCCTCGCCGCGAGAAAGCTGGTGGGCCGGTTCTCCACCTTCCTGGAGCATGTCAAACCAAACCAGAGCGGAGCGCGGGTGACCCGCTTCAACGCGCTCTTTCATTGGGCTGTTCCCCCGGGCCGCGAGATCGAGGCTGGCAGCGAAGTCGGCCGCCATGAGGTCCTGACCCACTGCTACTGGCGCGATGGAGGTCCGGAATTCAATAATGTCAACATCATGGCCGTGGCCCACGGCACCGATCGCGAGCGCGTGCTCGAGCACAAGGCCGCGATCGATCGCCACCTCGAGGAGGCCAGCATCCCGGTTACCTATACCAATGTCTTTTGGGGAGGACGCAGCGAAATCAAACCCTCCGAGATCTCCCCTATCGCTTATGAGGAGTGGCTTCGCAAGAACTCCGCTCCGTCATTGACCAACGCCTGAACAGGCGCAGGGCGAGCCGTCTATTGGGCGGCTCGCTCGATTTTCTGGCCGACATTCTCAATGCCGGAGCCGACATCGTAAACTGCATTGTCGACACTACGGCCAGCTCGTTGAGCCGGACCGCCCGGACCACTACATGCGACCAGGGCCAACGTAGAACAAAGAAGAATAAGTCGGATGATCATAACGATTTCCTAGGAAATCGTTCCTGGTTTGTCATCCGGATTCTCCCGATTGGCACTTTCTCCCGCAGGATCGGCAGACAGGTCAACAAGCACCGTCTCTTCGATTTCCGGCTCGGCAGAGAGGTCGACGAGGACAGTCTCTCGCGACTGCTCTCCGACCGGCGCTGCGGACAAATCCACAAGCACGGTCTCCTCGGCCTCTGGCTCAACCGAGGCAGGTTCTGCCGACAGGTCGACCAGCACGCTTTCCTGGGGCTCTTCACCGAGCGGCTCAGCAGAAAGGTCTACCAATACGGTTTCCTCAACCACCTGCGCATCGTCAACCGGGTCGGCCGATAGATCAACCAGAACCGTCTCCTCCTCGGGGGAGTCCTTATTCTCGGATTCCGCGCCAGCAGAGAGATCGACTTGAGCCGTTTCCTCCGACTCTTCATCAGCCACGAGCACATTGCTCTGCACCGAAGCCGCGGAGTCCTCCGCTTTCCCGTCGGTCGCGGCTCCAAACTCGGCTCGTTCGCGCTCGCTCTGGAGGTCGCCGTGTTTGCCGAAGACCTCGGCCACGCTCTTGGGCTGTTCGATGCCCTTCGCCGCGCTCTCCTCCTTGGTGGTAAACTTGACGCTCACGAGCTTGCTCACGCCATGCTCCTCCATCGTCACACCATACAGCATGTCGGCGCGGCTGATCGTGCGCTTGTTGTGCGTGATGACCACGAACTGGCTCTGGCCGACGAAGCGGTCGAGGATCTTGACGAATCGGCTGATGTTTGACTCATCCAGCGGCGCATCCATCTCGTCCAGCACGCAGAACGGGCTGGGCTTCACCATGTAGATGGCGAAAAGAAGGGCCACGGCCGTCATGGTGCGTTCGCCGCCGGAAAGCAGCGAAATGCTCTGGAGTTGCTTACCGGGAGGCTTGGCGATGATCTCGATACCGCACTCGAGCGGATCGCTATCATCCATGAGCATGAGATTCGCGCGACCACCACCAAACAGTTCGTTGAACATGAACTGGAAGTTCTCGCGGATCTTCACGAACGTCTCGGCGAAGAGTTCCTTCGTGGTGCGGTTGATCTTGGAAATGACCTCAAGCAGCTCCGTCTTGGAGTTCACGAGATCCTCGTTCTGCTTCTCCAGGAAATTCTGGCGCTGTTCGAGTTCCTCGTACTCCTGAATGGCTTCCAGGTTCACCGGACCCATCGAGTCGATACGCTCGGTCAGCTCGGCCACGAGTTCCTCGATGCGATCCCAGTTCAGCGGTTCCTGAGGCTCAGTCGGGAGCTCCGGAGATTCCTCCGATGGAGCTTCCGGGGCCGGGGCCTCCTGAGCAACCTCGCCACCATCTACCGCGGCAACATCGCCTCCGGAATTCCGCTTCTTGATGCGCTCACGATAAGCACAGACAAGACCGTAGGCGTCGGGTTCAAAAGCCTCCAGGTCCGTCTGGTAGCGCTGGGACACATGGTTGCGCAAATTTTCCATGCGCATTTCCACCTGGGCGATACGAACCTCCAGGCGGCCACGCTGCTCCTGCAATTGCACGAGATTCTGCCGAGCGGCGCGGAGGGCGATTTCGATAGCCTCAGCCTCGCCGTAAACCTCCGAGCGAGCCGCGACGAGTGCCGCCCCCTGTGTCTCCAGCGACATCACCTCTTCCTGCCATTCCCCGATCGAGGATTGCAGGGTGGCGCTTTCCGCCTGGAGCGAGTCAATACGAGCCTCGTAGTTGGAGATATCCTGTCGACGGGCATCGAGAAGCTCGGCGAGCTCCGCGAGACGCGCCGACATCGGGCCGCGCTGGCGGCTGAGATTTTCCTGCTGCTGGCGCTCGGTAGCCACGCGCACGCGCACCTCGTTCAACTGCTCGACGGCGACGTTTTCGCGCTCGCGTACGATGAGGATGTTATTCTCAGCATCGGAGCGGCGCACCCGGGCCTGCTCGATGGTGGACGCGACCTCGGCAATGTTCATCTCGAGGTTCTGCACGTGGGCGAGGCTGGCGCGGAGCGATTCGCTCAACTGTACAGTCTCGCGGGCAAAGGATTCGCGACGGGTCTCAAGGTCGCTGTATTGACGCTCCGCCAGCTTCTTTTCGTTCTGGATGGCGGCGCTTTCCACCTGAGCACGCTGCAAGGCATCGCGCGAGGCGAGCAAGCGATCCTGCGCATCGTCGAGCGCCTGCATGGCCTCGGAACGTGTGTTGGAATGCACCTCCAGCTTTTGAATGACCAGCGTAAGGGCTTCATCGAGTTCCGCGATCTGGGCCTTGCGTACCAGCGTTGACTGTCCGGAATTTTCCCCCGAGGCACCACCTCGCACGATACCGTCACGAGTGATCAGTTCTCCCGCCAGCGTCACCACACCGAGATACGGATGCTGCGCCTTGATTCGAAACGCAGCTTCCAGGTTTTCAACCACGGCGATATCGGCGAGCAAAGCCATCGCAAAAGCGCGGGCATCGCCCTCCGCATTTACGCAGGAGGAGGCCCAAGTAATCGCACCCTCCGGGAGGATGTCGCCCTTTTGCTCACTCGGGCGAATCCACTCGCTCGGGATGAGTGCAGCCTTGCCGAGCTTTTTTCCCGCGAGTGTCGCCAAGGCCGCCTCGGCGACCATGGAATCCTTGAAGATAATCGCCTGCAGCGAGGAACCCAGGGCGGCCTCGATGGCAGGAATGAAGCGCTGCTCGACCTGAATATTGTCTGCCAGCGCACCCTGAATGGCGGGACGGTAAAAATTCGGATCGTCCAGGCCGCGCAGGACGGTCTGCGTGCCC of the Terrimicrobium sacchariphilum genome contains:
- a CDS encoding Lrp/AsnC family transcriptional regulator; amino-acid sequence: MIPIEHTDPVNTKILSVSEDKITGFVREPFQEIANRCDLPLDTVLERIRTMLAAGTIRRVRQTLLATNLAEGALVAWRVPESQLDAAFEDMFQNDPYTGHVVVRSTEANIPGKAFKLWTTLKVPAGYSLDAHCEILMRRTGADAYRLMPAKGIFALGVGHVRRSKIQPGDRCEGPAKMHKVETIKLTDHEWRILTVLKREFAPDEICEPAWTKRAAEAGVSLDEFFAVAESLAARKLVGRFSTFLEHVKPNQSGARVTRFNALFHWAVPPGREIEAGSEVGRHEVLTHCYWRDGGPEFNNVNIMAVAHGTDRERVLEHKAAIDRHLEEASIPVTYTNVFWGGRSEIKPSEISPIAYEEWLRKNSAPSLTNA
- a CDS encoding Na+/H+ antiporter gives rise to the protein MVEKIETLLLLLGLVGVLSVVAERLRFPFPILLVIAGLGIAFFPNLPLVKLDPELVLIIFLPPLIFSAAWNFPWEDFRANLIPIFALAIGLVLATMVGVGYAAHWIIPGMTLATGFVLGAIVSPPDAVAANSVLKNLRVPKRLSTILEGESLINDSSGLVAYQFAVVAVVTGSFSLSQAGGDFVWESLGGVAFGWVVGWVVAYVHRELSDSAVQVTLTILTPYIAYLPCEHFGCSGVLAVVTAGLHLGHHAWETLSPENRLQRETIWRFIDYLLNGIVFILIGLQFPAIWAGLAGDWNPVILILLGIGVSLVVIAIRFAWIFPLALLQRILFAEVRRQERLPWRELIAASWAGMRGVVSLAAAMALPETTATGEPFPFRHLILFLTFSVIFVTLVFQGLSLPWLMRKLKVEEEAETYLGEARARLAIMQWLVDQIERIIATKTDEAEKASLRLWRDNYAQRAHHLQIRIESPQLQTESIFDCDMTVFPELFQNIRLRLAEMRSRGEISEEMRKRIEYDFDLEDRRLHRLIGRYARSSAPKR
- the smc gene encoding chromosome segregation protein SMC, which gives rise to MYLQSLEMLGFKSFAPRTILNFHRGVTAVVGPNGCGKSNVLDAMRWVLGEQSAKALRGGEMSDVIFSGTDSRQALGMAEVSLTFAECEKELGVDWNEVCITRRVYRDGKSEYFLNKTPCRLKDIHQLFMDTGVGRSAYSIMEQGKIDLILSSRPEDRRAIFEEAAGITKYKAQKKEALRKLEYTEANLLRVQDIIKEVRRQIGSLQRQASKARRYQSFMQDLRVFDVHLSHKNYRQLSEELTTIRQQLDQGESTRGVHETEIAQQEAELSGYRARIDELDGQMGELRESIQNLRNRVFSAENRISTNAERCEEASTLIDRHRLDIAAAEEKIRAQQEQIEQTDILLEQMIATLQDHETTLNEHTDRVRMAREERIVAERQIQEINSEISRHEGRLGSLRNDISAAAGRREAGETRLRLLQGEAEAAAQAVGELQARLEEIRHREEASVHTVEFSQIEQSEAQSAYEGAQLARQNAENAMNAISREATGIESRLEVLRQLQEQGEGYDEGTQTVLRGLDDPNFYRPAIQGALADNIQVEQRFIPAIEAALGSSLQAIIFKDSMVAEAALATLAGKKLGKAALIPSEWIRPSEQKGDILPEGAITWASSCVNAEGDARAFAMALLADIAVVENLEAAFRIKAQHPYLGVVTLAGELITRDGIVRGGASGENSGQSTLVRKAQIAELDEALTLVIQKLEVHSNTRSEAMQALDDAQDRLLASRDALQRAQVESAAIQNEKKLAERQYSDLETRRESFARETVQLSESLRASLAHVQNLEMNIAEVASTIEQARVRRSDAENNILIVRERENVAVEQLNEVRVRVATERQQQENLSRQRGPMSARLAELAELLDARRQDISNYEARIDSLQAESATLQSSIGEWQEEVMSLETQGAALVAARSEVYGEAEAIEIALRAARQNLVQLQEQRGRLEVRIAQVEMRMENLRNHVSQRYQTDLEAFEPDAYGLVCAYRERIKKRNSGGDVAAVDGGEVAQEAPAPEAPSEESPELPTEPQEPLNWDRIEELVAELTERIDSMGPVNLEAIQEYEELEQRQNFLEKQNEDLVNSKTELLEVISKINRTTKELFAETFVKIRENFQFMFNELFGGGRANLMLMDDSDPLECGIEIIAKPPGKQLQSISLLSGGERTMTAVALLFAIYMVKPSPFCVLDEMDAPLDESNISRFVKILDRFVGQSQFVVITHNKRTISRADMLYGVTMEEHGVSKLVSVKFTTKEESAAKGIEQPKSVAEVFGKHGDLQSERERAEFGAATDGKAEDSAASVQSNVLVADEESEETAQVDLSAGAESENKDSPEEETVLVDLSADPVDDAQVVEETVLVDLSAEPLGEEPQESVLVDLSAEPASVEPEAEETVLVDLSAAPVGEQSRETVLVDLSAEPEIEETVLVDLSADPAGESANRENPDDKPGTIS
- the tilS gene encoding tRNA lysidine(34) synthetase TilS codes for the protein MTTSADNASPDFLQDLSAAVDAYSPRRKYLIGVSGGRDSMALLHGLRALGFRHLVVCHLDHGLRGAASRADARLVEKAAKKLGYRFLGESCQADLEAKSRGLSLEAAARQMRHEFLARCSRSEQCHDVFLAHHADDQIETVFLNLLRGTGTAGLGGMRSQTPLRVGKAEFILHRPMLGIRRESISGYITSCRIPFREDASNQDTRHTRNRIRRDALPHLRKLFSANIDEAILRTSIILQDEEAWMQTLVPAPAESLACEELRAMPKALRRRLILRWLREQNVPEPGFAEIERVLGLLDIEGPAKVNLPGGWHARRRNKVVFLERPQ